The sequence AATGACACCAAAATCCCTTGGTGGGTGCCCTAGGTTCTTGTGCCAAACTTTAATAAATTATAGTGATCCACCATTAATTATTCATCTACTAAATTTTTCAAATCACTttccttgaatccttccaaaaaCTTATAAATAAACCTAATTTCCCCTCATTTCATCATCCACATGTTGCTTTCCTTCCAAGCTATCaactttgtattttttttttgttgtttagatCTTTGGAGCCATTAGAGATGTTATAGGCTTGAAGGATAAATTTGgtgttttgaattttcaaattctctCAATGGAAAATTTGTGGATTCTTAGTTCTTTCCATAGGTGTACTCCTTTTTTCCTCTTGTTTAATAGGGTTTTCTATAGTATTTCTTTTGATGGATCcatattattttttagatttttatctTCAATTTGATAAGTAAAACCTACCCATTTTTCTATCCCTTAATTCCACTTCTTGCATTTACCCATAGAGTCTTTGTTGTTTCCATTGGATTATTATCCATTGTTACCAGATGTGTCCATTGTTAATGTCTAAATATCCCCATTTTACACAAAACTTGTTATTGTAGATTTGTGTTGGAAAATTCATAAAGGATCTTACTAAGACTCCTTTTAATACTTTATTTTGTagcttttccaaatttttaggtGTTTTCAAGTAGATGTATGACATGAAAATATTTCCACAAGTGCTACTTCAAGTCATGGCAAATCTTTCATGAAAAAATTATATATGTTGGCTATTACTACCACTAAAACCCCTCTATGGCCACTAGCAACCCCTTTGTAaccttaaaaaaaattagaaacttgTCCTTACTATTCTAAGCATTTCAATTTGTACACTGCATAGCTAGCTCAAGTTCTCTAATTAGGATTTATATTTCTAATGTGTTTTATGTGATTTGGCCACTTTGTTTCTATTATATATTTCTATCTATTTAGTTTCAAAAAAATGATTGGcacttccaaaaatagaaaatcaagAAGCTTTAGTTTATATCTTATTATAGTCTAGGAAAGAGCAAGCACACCCCTTTTGGACACTAGCACCCCTTTGACAAATGATACATCCTAGAGCTTCAAAATTTTCCAAGAACCTTTTTGGCATCATTATAATTTTGATCTCATTTCATAGAGTTTATTTCTCATAAACATACTTGTATGCCACTTTTGATGCTTCCAATTATAATGCCTCAAGGTTCTGCTCAAGACATTATTGGAACAAATGTGTATGAAAAAGATTTTGCATTATAATTGTAACACTTGCATGACATAGTTGCACTAACACATTCCAAGATGGCATGCCAAAAAATGATACTTGAGAAATGCAATGCCAATGCATCAAGCATGGAAACACCAAAATAAAACTTAGTCACGTGAAAAAGAACTAGCACGATTATTATGCAaggaaaaagagttcatccatctCTAAAGATTAAGTTTGGAACCACCAATGCTCACACTCATAAattggaagaagaggaagaaaatggaACATTAACACATATTACAACCCACAAACAATATAACATATATGCATCTAAAAGGATGCAAAGATGAGATTTCGTTAGCAACTGATGGAGGAGTGAAGGAGGACGCTAGGGTTTCCAGGTGAAGGTGCAGCTTGATTACGAGGATGGGATTAGGACTTTGCACAGAGGGTGTATCGGCGACCATGGTGTCCTCTACATTCAAACCAATGGCATTGGCAAGAGTCGGGAAGGAGTCAGAGGGACGCTCGCAGTAGGGGGACTAACCGATTTCCTTTTGAGCATGATAAAGCCAAATGGGGCCATTCAAGGTATCTGAACTTCCTGAAATGGACCAAACAATAGTCAGAGGAAAGGATAAAGAAGAAACTCCAGCGCCCCCTGAAAGACCCCTCTCTGGGTGGGATACCGACAACGAATGAGAACAAGTCGGTAAGTATCTGCATTGAATCAGAGGCCTGGAAGGAATCAATACTTTTTCTGTGCGAAAGAGCCTTCTTCATGAAATGGGGAGGCGAATGGCCATCTTTTCCCAGAGTGAGAAACTGGGTCAATGAAGAATGGGGTAACCACTTTGAGATAAAAACTCTTACTAATGGGTTTTTTCTTATCATTGCTAGTTCGGCTGAGGAGAAGACTGCTCTGATGGAGTCGGGGCCATTTTTGATGTCAAGAGTTGGTTTTTATATAAGGGATTGGACCCCTAATTTCGATCCAAGACAAGCTACTATTGAGGAAATTCCTGTGTGGATAAGACTGTACAATCTCCCTCATGAGTATTGGAAGGAGGAAATCTTTAAGAGTGTAGGGGAGAAAATAGGGAGATTTATCAAGTCAGATGAAGCGGTTGATAAGCTCAGTTCATGCATGTATGCACAGATCTGTGTTATGTGGAAGCCGCATCTTGGGTTACCAAAggttgttgaaatgaggtctccaGAAGGAGTTTGGAGACAAGATATAGAAATCAAAGAAATCATAGTCAAATGTAAGATTTGTAAAGAATGGGGCCATGAGGATCGAGACTGTTTGTCGGGTCAAAAGGGTAAAGGAAAGGCAGATCATGCTTTGGAGGAGAAGCTATTAGTTGGTGTGGTTGTAGATCAGAGCTTGGGAAACATCAATCTGAGTTTTGTATCGGAGGCCGCAAGCGATGAGGTCATTCGCCTTTGCTCAGATATTCAAGTAGGGGTGGAAGAACTTTCTGACTCCAACCCAGGCTAGGAGAAGCTGCATCAGGCCTCTATGTTGGAAGGAGAGAAGTCCGCTGTGCTGGTGTCGGGTGGATTGCCTGAACAGGTTGTTGAGTTCTCTCACAGGCAAGGACTTAGTTTGGGAGAAGAGAAAGAGGATCAAGTGTGTAAGGGTAGTGGTCGGGATGGTGATTCTTGAATTGAAGGGAAGCGGCTGGAGATAGGTGCTGGGCCTGTGGAAAAGGAAAGCGAAATAGGGGGAGGGTATCCATCTCAGCATAGATTCTACAACACCTCAGCGGATGGGTTGAAGTACCAGGAGATGGGTGAAAGTGCTAAGTCACTGGTAGCGGTTGAGGACCTTAGTGTGAATGCAGAAGGAAATATAATTAGATAAAAGGACATTCACATGTCTCCGAGTAAGGGTAATGGAGTAACAGGAGAGTTGGAGTCTGAGGAGGAGGAAGGTTTAAGTGACGATTCTCTGGGACTGTTGACAGAAGTAGGGGAGATAGAAGTTAGGACCATCAAACAGTCTAATTTAAATCCTCCTAAGTCTAAAGGAAATTTGAGAGGTAGAAAGAATAGACAGAGATTGCTTGAGGAAACAGGCAACATGAAGAGCCAGACAAGGCTTCTGAGATCCAAGAGAGACTTATTCTCTCCTGGGCAGCAATGAAGTTCCtaacctggaatgttaggggctgcaatgcccctgacaagcgTTGTCTGGTCAAAAGAGGTTTTGACCAGGCCAAGTTGGATGTAATTTGTATTCAAGAAACTAAGTTGGGACATGATGCTGCTGCTTGCATTTTCGGGGTTAGGTAGAAATGGTCGGGTCACTTTGTGGATTTAGATGGGGCGTCGGGTGGTTTGGGTATTTTGTGGAATCCATTGGTTGTTCATGTGGAAGTTGTGTCAAGCTCAAAGTATTGGCAGATGGTTAAGGTGATTTCGAAGACTATGAATTTCTCTTGCTTTCTTGTTAATGTCTATGGGTCGACTTTGGCTATAGAGAAGTGTAAATTATGGGAGGATGTCTCTAGGCACCTTGAGGAAGTGAGCCCCCTTTTAGCCATCGTGGCTAGAGATTTCAATGCCACCCTCTCTTCCTCTGAGAAGCATGGAGGGGTGAGGAGATTGAGCCGGTCACATTTGGATTTCCAATCCTTTGTTAACGACAACGCTCTTCTAGAAGTGGTTGCTAAAGGAGGggatttcacttggactaataggtgTAGAGGTTTTTCCAATATTGCTAAGAAATTGGATAGATTCTTCCTTGCAGGAGATAGGAGTGTTGCCCCGGTTGTTTTTGAGGCTGAGGTACTTGCCATCTCAGGGTCAGACCATTTTCTGGTCTCCTTGGTTGTGCAGAATGATGCTGTCCCAATTCGATGTCCCTTCAAGATGGAAAAGATGTGGTTTAGGGAACCGAGTTTTAAAGAGCTCATAGTGGGGTGGTGGAAGGAAGCCCCAGTGGTGGAAGGGTTCCTGGCCTATCAATTTTTCAAAAAGCTTAGCTATGTGAAGCAGAAATtaaaatcttggaatagggaggtgTTTGGTAATGTTTTTGATGAGAAGAGAAGACTTGAAAGTGATCTGGGGGCCTTGAATGCTAAAGTCATGGTAGATGGAATGGATGAAGTGGATTTCCTGACGGAGAAAGACCTTCTTAGTAGGTACAAAGAAGTTTTGCAAAGAGAGGAGATCTATTGGAAACAAAAGTCGTGTGTTAATTGGCTAAGAGAGGGTGACAGAAATATGAAATTCTTTCATAGTTCGGTGAAAGCGAGGTGAAGTCTTAACATATTTATTTCTTTGAGGCTTGAGGATGGTTTGGTTATTGAAGACCCAGATAGTATAGGTAAAGAGGCTACGAGTttctttgataatttttggaagaaGAATGGGATAGCCCAGTTAGGGGTTCAGGTGGAGCTTCTAGAGCTGATCCCTCCTTTAGTTTCCTGGGAGGACAACTCTAAGCCGGAGGAGCCTGTTTCTTTGAAGGAAGTTAAAGCCGTGGTGTTTGGGTTGGGTGGGGAGAAGGCACCAGGCCCAGATGGGTTTCAAGCATTCTTTTTCCAATCCTTCTGGGAGGTGCTTGGAGAGGAGCTGCTTGCAGTGGCTGAAGAGTCTAGATCTAGAGGCTTTGTTTTGAAGGAATTCAACTGTACGATGGTGGCACTCATTCCTAAAAAGGCCAAGCCGCTTGGGATGGAGGAGTTTCATCCAATTTCATTGTGCAACACCATCTACAAAATAATTTCAAAAGTTGCTACCAATAGGCTTAAGTTAATTCTTGATAAGTTGATCTCTTGTGAGCAAAGTGGTTTTACCCCTGGTAGGAATATTGTGGATGGGGTGATTGTGGCCCATGAAGCTATTCATACGGCGATGAAGGGTAGACAGAGGAGAATGATTTTAAAGCTTGATATCcggaaagcctatgatagggtggatagGTATTTTCTTGTGGCTGTGTTGGAAAGATTTGGTTTTGGTAAGCCCTGGATTATGTGGAATTCCAGTATGATTATGCAGTTCTCAGCTTCGGTTTTAGTTAATGGTAGCCCATATGGCTTCTTTTCAACGTCTAGGGGTATTTGGCAAGGGGATCCAATATCCCCCTTTCTCTTTATTTTGATGGCTGAAGTTCTTGGACGATCGATTGCTAGTAAGAGAGATCAAGGGTTGTGGAAGGGTATTGAGATTGCTCAAGGGGTTGTCCCCACAACTCATTCTCAGTTTGCGGATGACACCTATCTGTTCGATATTGCTTCTATGCGTGAGGCCTCGGTCATGAAGAAAGTCTTGGACAGATTCATGGGGGTGACTGGTCAGGAGATAAACTGGCTCAAATCAGAGGTTTTTTTCTTTCATACGGAAGGTTGGTCATAGAGAGCTATTGCTAGAGTGTTCGGGATAAAGATTGGCCAACTCCCTGGTAAGTTCCTTGGCATGCCGCTCTTTGCTGGAGTAGGAAAGTTGGAAATGTGGAAAGGGTTGCTTGATGGTTGTAAAGATAAGATGGAGGGATGGAAGAGTAAGTGGCTTTCTTTGGCTGGTCATATCCTAATGTTGAAGATAGTTGTTTTGGCTATGCCTATCTTCTCAATGGCTTGCTTCAAACTTCCAGCCTCTATCGTCAAGAATATGCAGCAAAAGATGAGGAAGTTTTTGTGGAATGGTATTCAGGGTCAGGATAAAGTTCCTCTCATGGCTTGGGATAGAGTTTGTAAACCCAAAGGTGGGGGAGGGGCGGGACTCTGTGATTGGAAGATTATCAATGAGGCCATGGGGGCGAAGTTGGTTTGGCAAATGTATAGTAAACCGGAACAAAGATGGGTCAGAATTTTACAAGCTAAGTATTTGGATAGTAGGAAAAAGGAAAGGATCCTAACAGTGAGAGACCCCCCAAGAGGGTCAGCTTTGTGGATTTTTTTGGTGAGTTGTAGAAGCCTGATAACAAATCACATTTCTTGGCATATTGGTGATGGGCATAAGGAGAACTTTTGGCAGGATTCCTGGGATGGACATCCATCTTTAGAATCCCAGGCTCTTCAATAGATAGTTTTAAAGATTGAACATGTTTGGGTCTCTAAGGTGTACAATTTTTTGTCGAATGATACGCCCCCGCCGGGGTAGAGAAGGAGCTGGAAAGACCCTAGGGATTTAAATTTGGGGGAAGCGGAGGAAAGGTATCTGCGCAAGATCATTGGTAACCATGAGGTTTCATTCTCAAAGGAGGAGGATGAAATTATTTGGTGCGAGTTGAAGAATGGCTGTTACTCGGTGAAGGTGGGAATCACTCTTTTGGAAAGAGATGccaagatgaaggaatgggaatcTAAGATTTGTTGGAACAATGTGTGTCTTCCGAAAGCTAGAGCCTTTGCGTGGCTGGCTAGCAATAAGCGGATTCTTTCTGGAGATCGCCTGAAGAAAATGGGGTTTGCTGGTCCTTTTCGCTATGTTCTATGTGAAAAGGCTGAGGAGGATGTGGATCACCTTTTGCTAAATTGCGAATTTTCTCAGAAGGCGTGGCTTTTCGGGTTGCAGAGATTGA is a genomic window of Cryptomeria japonica chromosome 7, Sugi_1.0, whole genome shotgun sequence containing:
- the LOC131053816 gene encoding uncharacterized protein LOC131053816, giving the protein MKWGGEWPSFPRVRNWVNEEWGNHFEIKTLTNGFFLIIASSAEEKTALMESGPFLMSRVGFYIRDWTPNFDPRQATIEEIPVWIRLYNLPHEYWKEEIFKSVGEKIGRFIKSDEAVDKLSSCMYAQICVMWKPHLGLPKVVEMRSPEGVWRQDIEIKEIIVKCKICKEWGHEDRDCLSGQKGKGKADHALEEKLLVGVVVDQSLGNINLSFVSEAASDEVIRLCSDIQVGVEELSDSNPG